In a genomic window of Paramicrobacterium chengjingii:
- a CDS encoding demethylmenaquinone methyltransferase → MSKSADLEKQPEQVSAMFDEVAERYDLTNDVLSVGNDRLWRLALRRAVDPLPGDRVLDLAAGTGTSSAALAATGATVVAADFSAGMIAEGRRRFGHLPNIDFIEADATNLPFADDEFDAVTISFGLRNVVDPKKALVEMLRVTKPGGRLVVCEFSTPPTALVRSAYNLYIAKIMPLIVRVVSSNSEAYTYLNESIRAWPDQKGLALWLREAGWGNVEHRNLTAGIAAMHRAFKPGG, encoded by the coding sequence ATGAGCAAGAGCGCAGATCTCGAGAAGCAGCCCGAGCAGGTGTCGGCGATGTTCGATGAGGTCGCCGAACGCTACGATCTCACGAACGACGTGCTTTCGGTCGGGAACGACCGCTTGTGGCGGCTCGCACTGCGCCGTGCCGTCGATCCACTTCCCGGCGATCGCGTGCTCGACCTCGCCGCAGGCACCGGCACGTCGAGCGCTGCACTCGCCGCGACGGGAGCGACCGTTGTCGCCGCCGATTTCTCTGCGGGAATGATCGCGGAGGGCCGTCGTCGATTCGGGCACCTGCCGAACATCGATTTCATCGAGGCTGACGCCACGAATCTCCCTTTCGCAGACGACGAATTCGATGCCGTCACCATCTCGTTCGGCCTGCGCAACGTCGTTGACCCGAAGAAGGCGCTCGTCGAGATGCTGAGGGTGACCAAGCCCGGTGGACGCCTTGTGGTGTGCGAGTTCTCCACGCCGCCGACCGCCCTCGTGCGCAGCGCCTACAACCTCTACATAGCCAAGATCATGCCGCTTATTGTGCGCGTCGTCAGCTCCAACTCCGAGGCATACACGTACCTCAACGAGTCGATCCGCGCCTGGCCCGATCAGAAGGGTCTCGCACTGTGGCTGCGTGAGGCCGGGTGGGGCAACGTCGAGCATCGCAACCTCACTGCAGGGATCGCGGCAATGCACCGCGCGTTCAAGCCCGGCGGGTAA
- a CDS encoding ABC transporter substrate-binding protein has product MTAKSQEVAASLTPASTAMFSRRGLLRFGLVAGAGIAFAPSLSACAGPGGGGAASAASGTLTLGLNRSLVSIDNKMNQFDAAVTVQRAVRQALTRVSGDLTIKNVLAESFEAVSDTQWKVVLRDDAVYSDGTPVVAKDVTTALDMYKQVEGGFLQPQFSEWPVVTEVSDKELTLDTQKPIPTLDFLMSNVLITPADANEPAELHDGVGSGPYLVESSESGSGSYEFAINEEYWGEAPKIAKVNIRFISEESSRVSAIRAGEVDVIDSITPESAEQLKSVDGIEIDSVTGTRFNHLFFNFRKPKDHPIANPEVRRALSYAVDGKTIIDSIFSGNAEQANGVVPFTLNGFSEVGEFAYDPDKATSELKRLGVKDLALNLIWEEGEYPADTLVMQALVEMFSAVGVTLSLKSFEAGGDIGKWRRGEGGDWDILGNGYGNQTGLALTTMEGMYAGTAEKEKTHDSYHGFVFPEVADLIHQATSTGDERARNELLAQAQQKTWDLTPSLWAFVPKVLLARRTRVQNLELSPINSYDLSAVSLKD; this is encoded by the coding sequence ATGACCGCGAAATCTCAAGAAGTAGCTGCTTCACTCACTCCGGCTTCAACAGCGATGTTCTCACGGAGAGGACTACTACGTTTCGGCCTTGTCGCCGGCGCGGGCATCGCATTCGCCCCCAGCCTCTCAGCGTGTGCGGGGCCGGGTGGCGGCGGCGCAGCGAGTGCGGCGTCTGGCACGCTCACCCTCGGGCTCAACCGTTCGCTCGTGAGCATCGACAACAAAATGAACCAGTTTGATGCGGCAGTGACCGTGCAGCGCGCGGTCCGCCAGGCTCTCACACGGGTCAGCGGCGATCTCACGATCAAGAATGTTCTCGCTGAATCATTTGAAGCGGTATCGGACACCCAATGGAAGGTCGTCTTGCGGGACGATGCAGTCTATTCGGACGGCACGCCTGTCGTCGCAAAGGACGTGACAACGGCTCTCGACATGTACAAGCAGGTCGAGGGCGGCTTCCTGCAACCGCAGTTCTCAGAATGGCCCGTGGTCACGGAGGTGAGCGACAAGGAGCTCACGCTCGATACGCAGAAGCCAATTCCGACTCTCGACTTCCTGATGTCAAACGTCTTGATCACGCCAGCGGATGCCAATGAGCCCGCTGAACTTCATGATGGCGTTGGGTCGGGACCGTACCTTGTGGAATCGAGCGAGAGCGGTTCTGGATCGTATGAGTTTGCGATCAACGAAGAATATTGGGGAGAAGCGCCCAAGATTGCGAAGGTGAACATTCGATTCATTTCGGAAGAGTCAAGTCGTGTTTCCGCCATTCGTGCCGGTGAGGTCGACGTCATCGACTCGATCACTCCAGAATCAGCAGAGCAGTTGAAGTCTGTTGACGGAATCGAGATCGATTCGGTGACGGGCACTCGTTTCAATCACCTCTTCTTTAACTTCCGTAAACCGAAAGATCATCCCATTGCAAACCCCGAGGTGCGACGCGCCCTCAGTTACGCGGTGGACGGAAAGACGATCATCGATTCGATCTTCAGCGGGAACGCGGAGCAGGCTAACGGAGTGGTGCCCTTCACTCTGAACGGCTTCTCGGAGGTCGGCGAGTTCGCGTACGACCCGGACAAGGCGACGTCAGAGCTGAAGCGTCTCGGGGTGAAAGACCTTGCGCTGAACCTGATCTGGGAAGAAGGAGAGTACCCCGCTGACACGTTGGTGATGCAAGCTCTCGTAGAAATGTTCAGCGCTGTCGGAGTGACGCTTTCGCTTAAATCGTTCGAGGCAGGCGGCGACATCGGCAAATGGCGTCGCGGTGAAGGAGGTGACTGGGACATTCTCGGTAACGGCTATGGCAATCAGACAGGGCTCGCGCTGACGACAATGGAGGGAATGTACGCAGGAACCGCCGAGAAGGAGAAGACGCACGACTCGTATCACGGCTTCGTGTTCCCCGAGGTTGCCGATCTCATCCATCAGGCCACGTCGACGGGAGACGAGAGGGCGCGAAATGAGCTTCTCGCACAGGCCCAGCAGAAGACGTGGGATCTGACCCCGTCATTGTGGGCATTCGTGCCGAAGGTCTTGCTGGCACGTCGCACACGCGTGCAGAACCTCGAGCTCTCGCCCATCAACTCCTATGACCTCTCCGCGGTCAGCCTCAAGGACTAG
- a CDS encoding HpcH/HpaI aldolase family protein: protein MSAAHNFAARLRSKERLIGYWSMMDAHIVVERLARVGYDYICIDGQHGLLDYKGWLNALLAIDAGAALGNTPTVGMVRVPANDPAWIGQALDAGAVGVIVPLINTEADAARASDAAHYPPMGTRSYGPMRAQLRISTDLAEANESVVCIAMIETPQGLENVAEIAAVPGIDALYIGPSDLRIAVGGSSSTDAAVDSVFLEALRRVREAAGDLPVGIHTPSGEVAHARLAEGFDFVTIASDLVHLEQIATSHLAVAGS from the coding sequence ATGAGCGCGGCACACAATTTTGCAGCGAGGCTTCGGTCGAAGGAACGTCTTATCGGCTATTGGTCGATGATGGACGCTCACATCGTCGTTGAGCGCCTCGCTCGCGTCGGCTACGACTACATCTGCATCGATGGACAGCATGGGCTTCTCGACTACAAGGGTTGGCTCAACGCGCTCTTGGCAATTGACGCGGGTGCAGCGCTGGGAAACACGCCGACTGTGGGCATGGTGCGAGTGCCCGCAAACGATCCTGCGTGGATCGGGCAGGCGCTTGATGCGGGCGCTGTGGGAGTTATCGTTCCTCTGATCAATACCGAGGCGGACGCGGCGCGAGCGTCTGACGCTGCCCATTACCCGCCTATGGGTACGCGGTCCTACGGGCCTATGCGCGCCCAGCTGCGCATCTCGACTGATTTGGCCGAAGCCAACGAATCGGTCGTGTGCATTGCCATGATCGAGACGCCTCAGGGCTTGGAGAACGTCGCGGAGATTGCGGCGGTACCGGGCATCGATGCCCTGTACATCGGACCGAGCGATCTGCGGATCGCTGTTGGCGGTTCCAGTTCGACAGATGCTGCGGTCGACTCGGTATTCTTGGAGGCGCTTCGCCGGGTCAGAGAAGCGGCTGGGGATCTGCCCGTCGGCATTCACACTCCGTCAGGGGAGGTCGCACACGCGAGGCTTGCGGAAGGCTTCGACTTCGTGACGATCGCGTCTGACCTCGTGCATCTTGAGCAAATCGCGACGTCGCATCTCGCTGTCGCGGGATCGTAG
- a CDS encoding ABC transporter permease — protein sequence MTSVTTKGTSAVTSKLLRKAGFARKARASRVKIWTGAALTLVVVLPIVFVRSLPIPSASEQGLAERMLPPLTDGHLFGTDQLGRDLLARVMYGGQVSLLIGVLAVVISGTIGIILGSLAGYYGGKVDGIISRLIEAQLSLPLLMMLLLVVALFGSSIPVITFVIAIANWPEPARLTRSLVMVEREKPYVEAARVLGVKRLGVLVKHVLPNVIAQAIVVVLLLLAQAVLLESALSFLGAGPQRPFPTWGRIISDGQDVITSAWWLVTLPGVVIASLVVGVNLLGDGLRDFSRRKKASQ from the coding sequence ATGACGAGCGTCACGACCAAAGGCACGAGCGCTGTCACCTCCAAACTCCTGCGAAAAGCAGGCTTTGCGCGCAAGGCCCGTGCGAGCAGGGTCAAGATCTGGACAGGCGCGGCCCTGACACTCGTTGTCGTGCTGCCCATCGTCTTCGTGCGATCTCTGCCGATTCCCAGCGCCAGCGAACAGGGCCTCGCCGAGAGGATGCTGCCTCCGCTGACGGACGGGCACCTCTTTGGCACAGACCAGCTCGGGCGTGACCTGCTCGCACGAGTGATGTACGGAGGGCAGGTTTCGCTGCTCATTGGGGTGCTCGCTGTCGTCATTTCGGGAACCATCGGCATTATTCTGGGTTCGCTCGCCGGGTACTACGGTGGAAAGGTCGACGGGATCATCTCACGACTCATCGAAGCCCAGCTTTCGCTGCCACTTCTCATGATGCTACTTCTTGTCGTCGCGCTCTTCGGATCGAGCATCCCGGTCATTACCTTCGTGATCGCGATAGCAAACTGGCCGGAGCCGGCACGGCTCACGCGATCCCTCGTTATGGTCGAGCGGGAGAAGCCATACGTAGAGGCGGCTCGAGTGCTCGGCGTCAAGCGACTCGGAGTGCTCGTGAAGCACGTTCTTCCGAATGTGATCGCTCAGGCAATCGTGGTTGTTCTCCTGCTGCTCGCCCAGGCCGTGCTTCTCGAAAGTGCTCTGAGCTTTCTCGGTGCTGGCCCGCAGCGCCCGTTTCCTACGTGGGGCAGAATCATCTCAGATGGACAAGATGTGATCACCAGCGCGTGGTGGCTTGTCACGCTTCCCGGTGTTGTCATCGCCTCCCTGGTCGTTGGTGTCAACCTTCTCGGTGACGGACTCAGAGACTTCTCTCGGCGAAAGAAGGCGTCACAATGA
- a CDS encoding FAD-dependent oxidoreductase: protein MTKLRLAVVGAGPAGIYASDILLKAERKFDVSIDLFEQLPAPYGLVRYGVAPDHPRIKGIINALRDVLDRGDIRIFGNVRYGEDVTLDDLKNHYNAVIFATGAIRDHSLDVPGVELEGSYGAASFVNWYDGHPDVPREWPLNHKSVAVVGNGNVALDVARVLAKHADDLLPTEIPDNVYEGLQASQVTDVHVFGRRGPAQVKFTPLELRELGELNDVDMVLYEEDFDYDEASKQAIASNKQVMVIDRIMTKWRERETGQASRRLHLHFYAKPLEVLDDGQGNVAAFRYERTRPDGEGGVEGTGEIREVEIGQLYRAIGYFGSPLDGIPFDKKLGIVPNHEGRVMDRKTNEQVHGVYATGWIKRGPIGLIGHTKSDAMETVSHIINDQGNWWTPDSPEEQAIVDLLDERGVEYTDLDGWHNLDAHEVALGEPHERARIKVVPRDEMVKISRGK from the coding sequence GTGACAAAGCTGAGACTCGCCGTTGTCGGTGCCGGCCCGGCAGGTATCTACGCCTCGGACATCCTCTTGAAGGCAGAGCGCAAGTTCGACGTGTCGATTGATCTGTTTGAGCAGCTCCCTGCACCGTACGGACTCGTTCGCTACGGTGTCGCTCCTGACCACCCGCGCATCAAGGGGATCATCAATGCTCTGCGTGATGTGCTCGATCGGGGCGACATTCGCATTTTCGGAAACGTCCGTTATGGAGAAGACGTCACGCTCGACGACCTCAAGAATCACTACAACGCAGTGATCTTCGCAACGGGTGCCATTCGCGACCACAGTCTCGACGTGCCTGGCGTCGAACTCGAGGGTTCCTACGGCGCGGCGAGCTTTGTCAACTGGTACGACGGGCACCCCGATGTGCCGCGCGAGTGGCCGCTCAACCACAAGTCTGTCGCTGTTGTCGGCAATGGAAACGTCGCCCTCGACGTGGCGCGTGTGCTCGCGAAGCATGCTGACGACTTGCTGCCAACCGAGATTCCCGACAATGTGTATGAGGGTCTTCAGGCGTCGCAGGTGACCGACGTGCATGTCTTCGGGCGTCGTGGTCCGGCTCAGGTGAAGTTCACCCCGCTCGAGCTGCGTGAGTTGGGCGAGCTGAACGACGTTGACATGGTGCTCTATGAGGAAGATTTCGATTATGACGAAGCCTCGAAGCAGGCGATCGCCAGCAACAAGCAGGTGATGGTCATCGACCGCATCATGACCAAGTGGCGTGAGCGCGAGACCGGCCAGGCGTCGCGTCGCCTTCACTTGCATTTCTACGCAAAACCACTCGAAGTTCTCGATGATGGTCAGGGGAATGTGGCCGCATTCCGATACGAGCGGACGCGCCCCGATGGTGAGGGCGGAGTAGAAGGAACGGGCGAGATTCGCGAGGTGGAGATCGGGCAGCTGTACCGTGCGATTGGTTATTTCGGCTCGCCGCTTGACGGCATCCCCTTCGATAAGAAACTCGGGATTGTGCCCAACCATGAGGGTCGGGTGATGGATCGCAAGACAAACGAGCAGGTGCATGGGGTCTATGCCACGGGCTGGATCAAGCGTGGCCCGATCGGTCTCATCGGCCATACCAAGTCGGATGCGATGGAGACGGTGTCGCACATCATCAACGATCAAGGCAATTGGTGGACGCCGGATTCGCCCGAGGAGCAGGCGATCGTAGATCTTCTTGACGAACGCGGTGTCGAGTACACGGACCTTGATGGCTGGCACAACCTGGATGCGCATGAGGTCGCCCTCGGCGAGCCGCACGAGCGTGCCCGCATTAAGGTCGTTCCGCGCGACGAGATGGTGAAGATCTCCCGCGGGAAGTAG
- a CDS encoding ATP-binding cassette domain-containing protein, which yields MSEAALLDVKSLIVEYPTRSGPFRAVDNVSFSVKRGKTLGIVGESGCGKSTIARSIVRLLRPTSGQIALNGVDLVPMSERQFRPLRSRIQMVFQDPYGSLNPRMTAQDLIAEPIGMRVRELSREQRRVKAREYLERVGLPSTAAERRAHEFSGGQRQRIGIARALACEPDLIVLDEATSALDVSVQAQILRLLKDLQDETHSTFIVISHNLGVVREISESVVVMSKGRIVEHGDTQRVLESPVDPYTRTLRAAALDPTTMVGIKPREVLSMFRQVSTPTDVVRMATTE from the coding sequence ATGAGCGAAGCGGCACTTCTCGACGTGAAAAGCCTGATCGTTGAATACCCCACGCGATCAGGTCCATTCAGAGCCGTCGATAACGTCAGCTTTTCTGTGAAGCGGGGCAAGACTCTCGGGATTGTTGGTGAGTCAGGATGCGGCAAGTCGACGATCGCGCGCTCGATTGTGCGTCTGTTGCGACCGACGTCGGGGCAGATCGCACTCAACGGCGTCGATCTCGTGCCGATGTCTGAGCGACAGTTTCGGCCTCTGCGTTCGCGGATCCAGATGGTATTCCAAGATCCGTACGGATCGCTCAACCCGCGAATGACGGCGCAAGATCTCATTGCAGAGCCAATTGGCATGCGTGTGCGCGAGCTTTCCCGCGAACAACGACGCGTCAAGGCCCGTGAGTATCTTGAACGCGTCGGACTGCCAAGTACCGCTGCCGAACGGCGTGCTCACGAATTCTCCGGTGGGCAACGACAGCGCATCGGGATAGCACGGGCGCTTGCCTGCGAACCCGATCTCATTGTGCTCGATGAGGCGACGAGTGCGCTTGATGTTTCTGTGCAGGCTCAGATTCTTCGGCTCCTGAAAGATCTTCAAGACGAGACCCACAGCACGTTCATCGTCATCTCGCACAATCTCGGAGTCGTACGAGAGATCAGCGAATCGGTTGTCGTGATGTCAAAGGGCCGAATCGTGGAACACGGCGACACGCAACGGGTGCTTGAGTCGCCGGTCGACCCGTACACGCGCACTCTGCGGGCTGCTGCTCTTGACCCGACGACCATGGTGGGCATCAAACCGCGTGAGGTGCTCAGCATGTTCCGGCAAGTGAGCACACCGACCGATGTCGTCCGCATGGCGACGACCGAATAG
- a CDS encoding TetR/AcrR family transcriptional regulator produces the protein MSQCGNERGLTSENCRFGCLLEVMIAKTELVHAAIALADEGGLDGVSMRKLAKSLDVSPMGIYHHVNDRDDLLDEMARTITGTQAIVTAEGEGARELLVHYAFTVLGSLCSHPWLLHMVMTPGRVHQLVAPNDMQRLLDALGAAGLDADQCRDSVLGVSALAVGSASFVVESDRCRDDVVHALESALRAMTAGLTDEAPRARLAQV, from the coding sequence ATGTCACAGTGCGGTAACGAACGGGGACTGACGAGTGAAAACTGCCGTTTCGGGTGTCTTCTTGAAGTGATGATTGCGAAGACGGAATTGGTGCATGCGGCGATCGCTCTCGCCGACGAAGGTGGGCTTGATGGCGTGAGCATGCGCAAGCTTGCCAAGAGTCTCGACGTGTCACCCATGGGGATCTACCACCACGTGAATGATCGAGACGACCTTCTCGACGAGATGGCACGCACGATCACCGGAACGCAGGCCATCGTCACGGCAGAAGGCGAAGGAGCGCGTGAGTTGCTCGTGCACTACGCTTTCACGGTTCTCGGCTCGCTCTGCAGTCACCCCTGGCTGCTGCATATGGTCATGACACCAGGCCGCGTACACCAGCTGGTGGCGCCAAACGACATGCAGCGCCTGCTCGACGCGCTCGGCGCAGCGGGACTTGACGCCGACCAATGCCGCGACAGCGTTCTCGGAGTGAGCGCGCTCGCCGTCGGGTCGGCCAGCTTTGTGGTGGAGTCCGATCGATGCCGCGACGACGTTGTTCACGCTCTCGAGAGTGCGCTCAGGGCGATGACCGCTGGGCTGACCGATGAAGCACCGCGAGCACGGTTAGCCCAGGTCTGA
- a CDS encoding aldo/keto reductase codes for MQQDIVTGSVALGTMTFGDTVDESVASRMVGTALDRGATMIDTANGYAGGESERMLSRILPHDRSSFRIATKAGMPTADAAGRPPLSRSALVDSVNNSLRRLNLDYVDVLYLHQPDRETPLDETVTAIADLHTAGKIRAIGVSNFSAWQVADVIATADALGAPAPVVGQQLYNLVARNVEREYMEFARTRGLLTMVYNPLAGGLLTGKHALTQNPSSGRFATSGLSAMYRKRYWTPELFDAVARLHDVARVAEISLVEASFRWLLSRQAVDAVLVGGSSLEQLQQNFDYLDKGPLDAQIVDELDEQTAPLFGAMPPYNR; via the coding sequence ATGCAGCAAGACATCGTCACGGGTTCCGTGGCTCTGGGCACGATGACGTTCGGTGACACGGTCGATGAGAGTGTGGCGTCTCGTATGGTCGGCACAGCCCTCGATCGAGGTGCCACGATGATCGACACAGCAAACGGCTATGCGGGTGGAGAAAGCGAAAGGATGCTGTCGCGCATTCTGCCTCACGATCGAAGCAGCTTCCGCATCGCGACGAAGGCTGGAATGCCAACGGCAGATGCAGCAGGAAGACCACCGCTCTCGCGTTCTGCACTGGTTGACAGTGTAAATAACAGCCTTAGACGGCTGAATCTTGACTACGTGGATGTGCTCTACCTGCATCAGCCCGACCGTGAGACACCACTCGATGAGACCGTGACCGCCATAGCTGACCTGCACACGGCCGGCAAGATACGGGCGATCGGCGTGTCGAATTTCTCTGCATGGCAGGTAGCGGACGTTATCGCAACGGCCGATGCTCTTGGTGCGCCGGCCCCGGTCGTCGGTCAGCAGCTCTACAATTTGGTTGCGCGCAACGTCGAGCGAGAGTACATGGAGTTCGCTCGTACGCGTGGTCTGTTGACGATGGTCTACAACCCGTTAGCCGGGGGACTGCTCACAGGTAAGCACGCGTTGACCCAGAACCCAAGCAGTGGGCGCTTTGCGACATCGGGGCTCTCTGCCATGTATCGCAAGAGGTACTGGACACCAGAGCTCTTTGACGCGGTAGCACGGCTGCACGATGTTGCTCGAGTCGCAGAGATCTCGCTCGTCGAGGCGTCGTTCAGGTGGCTCTTGTCGCGACAAGCGGTGGACGCAGTCCTTGTCGGGGGGTCAAGTCTTGAGCAGCTTCAGCAGAACTTCGACTATCTCGACAAGGGGCCGCTTGACGCGCAGATTGTCGATGAACTCGACGAGCAGACGGCTCCCCTCTTCGGAGCAATGCCCCCATATAACCGGTGA
- a CDS encoding polyprenyl synthetase family protein, whose amino-acid sequence MMMSPAMRRVVSEIDEGLVEIERQLIGDLEFTDSVADASGRYLLEAGGKRVRPMLILLAAQLGDGNTQDVYDAAKAIEITHLASLYHDDVMDHADRRRGVPSAHTVWGNSVAILTGDLLFARASQLMANLGEKAIRLQADTFERLVLGQLHETVGPENGEDEEKHYIQVLADKTGSLISTAARAGALFANAPGDVQGPLREYGEKIGVAFQLVDDVIDLSPQPEQTGKVPGTDLRQGVATLPMIYLRQSAQTDAADADLVRRIDAESGDLDTATSESFANAVGELYAHPVTERTRAEAKKWAAEAIAALDGLPDGPVREALNRFGRKLADRDK is encoded by the coding sequence ATGATGATGAGCCCGGCGATGCGTCGTGTCGTCAGCGAGATCGACGAAGGACTTGTTGAGATCGAACGTCAGCTGATCGGCGACCTCGAGTTCACGGATTCGGTGGCGGACGCGTCGGGACGCTACCTTCTCGAGGCGGGTGGCAAACGTGTGCGCCCCATGCTCATTCTTCTCGCTGCGCAGCTCGGCGACGGCAACACACAAGATGTCTACGATGCCGCGAAGGCGATCGAGATCACCCACCTCGCGTCGCTGTACCACGACGATGTCATGGACCACGCAGACCGCCGCCGTGGGGTGCCGAGCGCACACACCGTGTGGGGCAATTCGGTAGCGATTCTTACGGGAGACCTGCTGTTTGCTCGTGCGAGCCAGCTGATGGCGAACCTCGGCGAGAAGGCAATCAGGCTTCAGGCAGACACATTCGAGCGCCTCGTGCTCGGTCAGCTGCACGAGACAGTCGGCCCCGAGAACGGTGAAGACGAAGAGAAGCACTACATTCAGGTTCTTGCCGACAAGACCGGTTCTCTCATCTCGACAGCTGCACGCGCCGGAGCACTTTTCGCCAATGCACCAGGAGACGTGCAAGGCCCGCTGCGCGAGTACGGCGAGAAGATCGGTGTCGCTTTTCAGCTCGTCGACGACGTCATCGACCTTTCTCCGCAGCCCGAGCAGACGGGCAAAGTGCCGGGAACGGATCTGCGCCAGGGCGTCGCAACGCTGCCCATGATCTACCTCCGTCAAAGTGCACAGACGGATGCCGCCGACGCGGACCTCGTGCGACGGATCGATGCCGAGTCGGGCGACCTCGACACCGCGACATCCGAATCATTCGCCAACGCCGTTGGGGAGCTTTATGCGCACCCGGTGACGGAGCGCACCCGTGCCGAGGCGAAGAAGTGGGCGGCCGAGGCGATCGCCGCTCTTGACGGTTTGCCTGATGGGCCCGTGAGAGAAGCCCTCAATCGATTTGGCCGCAAGCTGGCCGACAGAGACAAATAA
- a CDS encoding ABC transporter ATP-binding protein, whose protein sequence is MSVLRVEDLQIELMTDAGVIRAVDRVSFTLEKGETVTIIGESGSGKSTTAMGILGLLPADLAVTTGIVEIQGIDVLGKPRQLEKMRGRQVALIPQDPMTALSPTHTIGKQLGGAVHRGSTVRLSTAQTTQRSIELLNHVRIPDPREQLDKYPHQLSGGMLQRVLIASALAADPVLIVADEPTSALDVTVQAGILDLLLTLQEESQLAMLLITHDLGVARVVSDRIKVMRNGRFVDRGPADELVSHPTVEYTRQLLDAVPQLGPWNGGAQ, encoded by the coding sequence ATGAGTGTTCTTCGTGTCGAAGATCTTCAGATTGAACTGATGACCGACGCCGGGGTGATCCGCGCAGTGGACCGTGTGTCTTTCACCCTCGAGAAGGGGGAAACGGTGACGATCATCGGCGAGTCCGGCTCAGGAAAATCGACCACGGCCATGGGGATTCTCGGCCTGCTTCCCGCGGATCTCGCCGTGACAACAGGGATCGTCGAGATTCAGGGAATCGATGTGCTGGGCAAACCGAGGCAGCTTGAGAAAATGCGCGGTCGTCAGGTTGCGCTCATTCCGCAGGATCCGATGACTGCCCTGAGCCCGACCCACACAATCGGCAAACAGCTCGGCGGTGCCGTGCACCGCGGCTCGACTGTTCGGCTCAGCACCGCGCAGACAACGCAGAGGAGCATCGAGCTTCTCAATCACGTGAGGATCCCTGATCCCCGTGAGCAGCTCGATAAATACCCTCATCAGCTATCGGGGGGAATGCTTCAACGCGTGCTCATCGCGTCGGCGCTCGCGGCTGATCCGGTGCTCATCGTCGCTGACGAGCCAACGAGCGCTCTTGATGTGACGGTGCAGGCAGGCATCCTGGATCTGCTTCTCACACTCCAAGAAGAATCGCAGTTGGCAATGCTTCTGATTACTCATGATCTTGGAGTCGCGCGCGTGGTCTCCGACCGCATCAAGGTGATGCGAAACGGCAGATTCGTCGACCGTGGGCCGGCTGATGAACTGGTCTCCCACCCGACAGTCGAGTACACGCGTCAACTCCTTGATGCGGTTCCTCAACTGGGTCCGTGGAACGGTGGTGCGCAATGA
- a CDS encoding ABC transporter permease — MLRYLISRLGQSLLTVFLTISAVFVLVRMAPGDPAYSLAGPLASTAELDRVRESMGLNEPLVTQYVIFLKDLVQGNIGMSYSFRAPALEVVFDRLPNTITLAAAAILLTAVIAIPLGVWMAKRADTKRELTANIVTIVGQSMPDFWIGVMLITFFAVAIPIFPVAGFGSWAGIVLPAATIATLQVALISRMVRREMVQNLQAPYFTIARSRGVTGPALTWGYGFRNSAVPVVTALGTRFASMLNGVVVVEVVFGWPGIGSLVVRALETRDYPLIQATVVVTAVLTVVVQLLIDLTYPLLDSRVKLGKVQA; from the coding sequence ATGCTTCGGTACCTGATCTCGCGCCTCGGGCAGAGCCTGCTCACGGTTTTTCTCACAATCTCCGCGGTTTTCGTACTCGTTCGCATGGCACCGGGCGACCCGGCATACTCGCTTGCCGGTCCGCTCGCCAGCACGGCCGAACTGGACCGTGTGCGCGAGAGCATGGGGCTCAACGAACCGCTCGTCACCCAGTACGTGATCTTTCTCAAAGACCTTGTGCAGGGAAACATCGGAATGTCGTACTCCTTCCGCGCTCCCGCCCTTGAAGTGGTGTTCGACCGCCTTCCGAACACTATTACGCTCGCCGCCGCTGCGATTCTGCTCACAGCTGTAATCGCGATTCCGCTCGGGGTGTGGATGGCGAAGAGGGCAGACACCAAGAGAGAGCTGACGGCGAACATTGTCACTATCGTCGGGCAGTCAATGCCCGACTTCTGGATCGGCGTGATGCTCATCACATTCTTCGCCGTGGCCATCCCGATCTTTCCTGTGGCCGGGTTCGGCTCCTGGGCGGGAATCGTTTTGCCTGCGGCGACGATTGCCACGCTGCAAGTGGCATTGATCTCACGAATGGTGCGGAGAGAGATGGTGCAGAATCTCCAAGCTCCGTACTTTACGATCGCGCGTTCCCGAGGGGTGACGGGGCCGGCTCTCACCTGGGGATACGGATTCCGCAACTCTGCCGTTCCTGTCGTAACGGCGCTAGGCACACGATTCGCGAGCATGCTCAACGGCGTCGTCGTCGTGGAGGTCGTCTTCGGCTGGCCCGGAATTGGCTCCCTCGTGGTGCGAGCACTTGAAACTCGTGACTATCCACTGATCCAAGCGACAGTTGTCGTAACGGCAGTGCTGACGGTTGTCGTGCAACTGCTGATCGACCTCACATATCCGCTACTCGATTCCCGAGTGAAGTTAGGAAAGGTGCAGGCATGA